A genomic window from Streptomyces sp. WMMC940 includes:
- a CDS encoding FMN reductase, producing MAQLKLVAVSAGLSSPSSTRLLADRLAEAARHRLAEQDRKVEVEVVELRDLATAIANNLVTGFPSPTLGAAVDAVTRADGVIAVSPVFTASYSGLFKSFFDLVDPRALTGKPVLVAATGGTARHSLVLDHAMRPLFAYLRALVVPTAVYAASEDWGSSGDEYTEGLPTRIRRAGRELAELMADRPAHEEGADELAELERQLADLRFD from the coding sequence ATGGCGCAACTGAAGCTCGTCGCCGTGTCGGCGGGGCTGAGCAGTCCCTCGTCCACCCGGCTGCTGGCCGACCGGCTGGCCGAGGCGGCCCGGCATCGGCTGGCGGAGCAGGACCGGAAGGTGGAGGTCGAGGTCGTCGAGCTGCGCGATCTGGCCACCGCCATAGCCAACAACCTGGTGACCGGCTTCCCCTCGCCGACGCTGGGCGCGGCCGTCGACGCGGTGACGAGGGCGGACGGTGTGATCGCCGTGTCGCCGGTCTTCACGGCCTCGTACAGCGGACTCTTCAAGTCGTTCTTCGACCTGGTGGACCCGCGGGCGCTGACCGGCAAGCCCGTCCTCGTCGCGGCGACCGGTGGCACCGCACGGCACTCCCTCGTCCTCGACCACGCCATGCGGCCGCTCTTCGCCTATCTGCGGGCGCTGGTCGTTCCGACAGCCGTGTACGCGGCGTCGGAGGACTGGGGCTCCAGTGGCGACGAGTACACCGAGGGGCTGCCCACCCGGATCCGCAGGGCCGGCCGGGAGCTGGCCGAGCTGATGGCCGACCGGCCCGCCCACGAGGAGGGGGCGGACGAGCTGGCGGAGCTCGAGCGGCAGCTCGCGGACCTCCGCTTCGACTGA